From a single Triplophysa rosa linkage group LG1, Trosa_1v2, whole genome shotgun sequence genomic region:
- the il13ra1 gene encoding interleukin-13 receptor subunit alpha-1 isoform X2, with amino-acid sequence MAALTQGLTEALITNPRRHEVVTLVRNLSCLYYSINNLTCTWNLADDVQDLSLYYRLQQKKIDHITKCSSYINDTMKIKGCDIYSEDFKENVDEMFFMFNGSHKGISVNNTFKKKDPGYNVKLNKPKLIIRRDEQKLYFQTIRSGFEQFAEDCFEYTYTYTKCNEKHNSIRGNNDYSLSYDHVCKYTAKVQIVLKDYCGTGQSELSDEVEYGVNRDPNVPVLLAVIIVPLVVSCCLIACLVLIHRHKDSILPKIPEPSLLFKGMIYNNIRMTDDPRNTSVGPMYVPIEETVSKISLEPETTLLNKGL; translated from the exons TGACGCTGGTGAGAAACTTGAGCTGCCTGTATTATTCCATAAACAACTTAACATGCACTTGGAATCTTGCTGATGATGTCCAAGACCTCAGTTTGTATTACAG gttacagcagaaaaaaatagaTCACATTACAAAGTGTTCCTCATATATAAATGACACGATGAAGATCAAAGGATGTGACATATACAGTGAAGATTTCAAGGAGAATGTAGATGAGATGTTCTTTATGTTTAATGGAAGTCATAAGGGCATTTCTGTTAACAACACCTTCAAGAAAAAAGATCCAGGTTACAATG TGAAACTAAACAAACCTAAACTGATAATCAGAAGAGACGAGCAAAAGCTCTACTTTCAAACGATCAGATCAGGTTTTGAACAGTTTGCAGAAGACTGTTTTgagtacacatacacatataccaAGTGCAATGAAAAG CATAACTCGATTCGAGGAAACAATGATTATTCCTTGTCATATGATCATGTCTGCAAGTACACAGCCAAGGTGCAGATCGTCTTGAAAGACTATTGTGGTACAGGACAGAGTGAACTGAGTGATGAAGTGGAATATG GTGTCAATAGGGATCCAAATGTGCCTGTGTTACTGGCTGTCATTATCGTCCCTCTCGTAGTTTCCTGTTGTTTGATAGCATGTCTTGTGCTCATACACAg ACATAAAGACAGTATACTCCCAAAAATTCCAGAACCATCACTGTTGTTCAAGGGCATGATCTACAACAATATCAGAATGACAGATGATCCAAGG AACACTTCTGTTGGCCCAATGTATGTACCCATCGAAGAGACTGTAAGCAAGATAAGTCTTGAGCCTGAGACCACACTCCTAAACAAGGGCCTGTGA
- the il13ra1 gene encoding interleukin-13 receptor subunit alpha-1 isoform X3, translating to MAALTQGLTEALITNPRRHEVVTLVRNLSCLYYSINNLTCTWNLADDVQDLSLYYRLQQKKIDHITKCSSYINDTMKIKGCDIYSEDFKENVDEMFFMFNGSHKGISVNNTFKKKDPGYNVKLNKPKLIIRRDEQKLYFQTIRSGFEQFAEDCFEYTYTYTKCNEKHNSIRGNNDYSLSYDHVCKYTAKVQIVLKDYCGTGQSELSDEVEYGVNRDPNVPVLLAVIIVPLVVSCCLIACLVLIHRTLLLAQCMYPSKRL from the exons TGACGCTGGTGAGAAACTTGAGCTGCCTGTATTATTCCATAAACAACTTAACATGCACTTGGAATCTTGCTGATGATGTCCAAGACCTCAGTTTGTATTACAG gttacagcagaaaaaaatagaTCACATTACAAAGTGTTCCTCATATATAAATGACACGATGAAGATCAAAGGATGTGACATATACAGTGAAGATTTCAAGGAGAATGTAGATGAGATGTTCTTTATGTTTAATGGAAGTCATAAGGGCATTTCTGTTAACAACACCTTCAAGAAAAAAGATCCAGGTTACAATG TGAAACTAAACAAACCTAAACTGATAATCAGAAGAGACGAGCAAAAGCTCTACTTTCAAACGATCAGATCAGGTTTTGAACAGTTTGCAGAAGACTGTTTTgagtacacatacacatataccaAGTGCAATGAAAAG CATAACTCGATTCGAGGAAACAATGATTATTCCTTGTCATATGATCATGTCTGCAAGTACACAGCCAAGGTGCAGATCGTCTTGAAAGACTATTGTGGTACAGGACAGAGTGAACTGAGTGATGAAGTGGAATATG GTGTCAATAGGGATCCAAATGTGCCTGTGTTACTGGCTGTCATTATCGTCCCTCTCGTAGTTTCCTGTTGTTTGATAGCATGTCTTGTGCTCATACACAg AACACTTCTGTTGGCCCAATGTATGTACCCATCGAAGAGACTGTAA
- the il13ra1 gene encoding interleukin-13 receptor subunit alpha-1 isoform X4, translated as MKIKGCDIYSEDFKENVDEMFFMFNGSHKGISVNNTFKKKDPGYNVKLNKPKLIIRRDEQKLYFQTIRSGFEQFAEDCFEYTYTYTKCNEKHNSIRGNNDYSLSYDHVCKYTAKVQIVLKDYCGTGQSELSDEVEYGVNRDPNVPVLLAVIIVPLVVSCCLIACLVLIHRHKDSILPKIPEPSLLFKGMIYNNIRMTDDPRNTSVGPMYVPIEETVSKISLEPETTLLNKGL; from the exons ATGAAGATCAAAGGATGTGACATATACAGTGAAGATTTCAAGGAGAATGTAGATGAGATGTTCTTTATGTTTAATGGAAGTCATAAGGGCATTTCTGTTAACAACACCTTCAAGAAAAAAGATCCAGGTTACAATG TGAAACTAAACAAACCTAAACTGATAATCAGAAGAGACGAGCAAAAGCTCTACTTTCAAACGATCAGATCAGGTTTTGAACAGTTTGCAGAAGACTGTTTTgagtacacatacacatataccaAGTGCAATGAAAAG CATAACTCGATTCGAGGAAACAATGATTATTCCTTGTCATATGATCATGTCTGCAAGTACACAGCCAAGGTGCAGATCGTCTTGAAAGACTATTGTGGTACAGGACAGAGTGAACTGAGTGATGAAGTGGAATATG GTGTCAATAGGGATCCAAATGTGCCTGTGTTACTGGCTGTCATTATCGTCCCTCTCGTAGTTTCCTGTTGTTTGATAGCATGTCTTGTGCTCATACACAg ACATAAAGACAGTATACTCCCAAAAATTCCAGAACCATCACTGTTGTTCAAGGGCATGATCTACAACAATATCAGAATGACAGATGATCCAAGG AACACTTCTGTTGGCCCAATGTATGTACCCATCGAAGAGACTGTAAGCAAGATAAGTCTTGAGCCTGAGACCACACTCCTAAACAAGGGCCTGTGA